The following are from one region of the Leishmania braziliensis MHOM/BR/75/M2904 complete genome, chromosome 21 genome:
- a CDS encoding putative 2-nitropropane dioxygenase, with protein sequence MQASRVISLFGVQYPIVQGGMVWCSGWRLASAVSNAGGLGLLGAGSMMLDVFQHHVRRCKEATKKPFGVNLSLTHDVSRHIEILIEEKVPIVFTSAGSPKLWTQKLQSHGIKVAHVVPNCKLALKCEAAGVDAVVAEGFEAGGHNGREEITTMALIPQVRKVLAPEIPLIAAGGIASGEAMLAAMALGAEGVQVGTRFAVTQESSAAEEFKKRCTVAGEAETWLTLKQYMPTRLLLNDYGKEARRLSESGATKEQLKAFCGKGRTKRGIFEGDLANGELEIGQIVSTCKDIPTAAEVVERMVKEFRARNEQLAKMKL encoded by the coding sequence ATGCAGGCAAGCCGAGTCATATCACTCTTTGGCGTGCAATACCCCATTGTGCAGGGTGGCATGGTGTGGTGCAGTGGATGGCGTCTGGCGTCTGCCGTGAGCAACGCAGGCGGCCTCGGTCTCCTCGGCGCCGGTTCCATGATGCTCGATGTCTTTCAGCACCACGTTCGTCGCTGCAAGGAGGCCACGAAGAAGCCCTTTGGTGTCaacctctctctcacccacGACGTGTCGCGGCACATAGAAATCCTTATCGAGGAGAAGGTGCCGATCGTGTTCACGAGTGCTGGAAGCCCTAAGCTGTGGACTCAGAAGCTGCAAAGCCACGGAATTAAGGTGGCGCACGTCGTGCCCAACTGCAAACTCGCCCTCAAGTGCGAGGCGGCAGGGGTTGACGCCGTCGTGGCAGAGGGGTTCGAGGCCGGTGGCCACAATGGACGGGAGGAAATCACCACGATGGCGCTGATCCCACAGGTGCGTAAGGTACTGGCGCCTGAGATACCCCTGATCGCAGCGGGTGGCATTGCGAGTGGGGAGGCAATGCTAGCGGCTATGGCTCTTGGGGCGGAAGGCGTCCAGGTAGGCACGCGCTTCGCGGTCACTCAAGAAAGCTCGGCAGCCGAGGAGTTCAAGAAAAGATGCACAGTAGCAGGGGAGGCCGAGACGTGGCTAACGCTGAAACAATACATGCCGACTCGTCTTCTACTGAACGACTACGGCAAGGAGGCCCGCCGCCTCTCTGAGTCTGGCGCCACCaaggagcagctgaaggCGTTCTGTGGCAAGGGCcgcacgaagagagggatCTTCGAAGGTGACTTGGCGAACGGCGAGCTCGAGATTGGCCAAATTGTGTCGACGTGCAAGGACATTCCGAccgcggcggaggtggtagAACGCATGGTGAAGGAGTTCCGCGCCCGTAACGAGCAGCTGGCCAAGATGAAGTTGTAG